One window of Colias croceus chromosome 6, ilColCroc2.1 genomic DNA carries:
- the LOC123692917 gene encoding inactive histone-lysine N-methyltransferase 2E isoform X1, protein MSTSSEYEPVARQSYGPTTSSANIFEHILESKVMNTMDAPSVRTPVLRAVPISSNEGDPEPDSTNHESIIKSVHKVENKDIDYHISDKGCDGEMSVDSLPRIMRIEEASLDTVGHIAYPILQETDDSSDGNYIENTATLIQAPLSSAIVQNVAKLPQNFTINVDAAVGNITAIQNVSQDVTGNQTLWLPTILATSAPTDNKSDDDRQQGVSQIIITSESYVNDTNLGRRANIIEANYNSRPKTSKVQILSNITLPKNSNYSQQYITQNKDITTQVYGTQNHVYKLSANVVSQKHINNSVLCTKTGKSQSLIGGATLSPTVINNSPVKNVSYGFAKGTNIGKVNNGANLNTMVAASSGNMQCHILSRVVSAPNKVSVHSGKKSVNTFKGKNSQVQKNQSRAIKIIQQAGTAHKTESKTWPVANITYKGQSSNYNNMESNTSKVIQKVGSPSNKNQQPLALQKVQKAERLVLQSPCGPVLLTTAPMSSSLPKGPHYVQSGATPNLRYVQTYGPDNQLSTISQVSANQQLTAQILQSLSQPKLMLQQSPTPVTSKRNNISTHPIEEIAEVKPINHKRIVFGDKSTLLTADDIIGTEERPNLSEELRRYTHQALALIMLDHTYALPMQKQSVVSSPSPAPVSTPPASLSTTITTTSAPTTITTITQISSPLSPMKTSPIIPATTPFDLTLSTIIPTSLPAPLPVVATVPAVSCITYKPQPPPPQDDDAASVISSIEGERRPPEQGGSDTETAPEGEEEGKTRCICDFTHDDGYMICCDRCGEWQHVDCMGIDRNNIPDAYMCELCQPRAIDRRHARAIQLRKREELSALGASDSDSSECTRIPGQRRKRLLTVTTYTNTSGSCVTTYNNSTVPVLPPLPQPSLPPLPPKRGPKRPKKAEMVRKGTKRKLTEKRVKRKKELMLNRNKYNTSSSMSNNQSHWRDLYEVAMTNHYSPELRAKIMKYSSKLGNTSNMASSITAHLCTTVPHAGGKILIATKDLKENTPIIELRGKYMLSNQHRPQLQNSARAGSQKPGPFVFFYRLPKDNTQICIDTRTYGNEARFVRRSCKPNAELQHCIVKGALHVYLVTIGVIQSNTEITVGHDSDGSKQPCACGNPKHCKINGVTSMAPRKPIDYPPREKRSRNRCYSSSSPLSPPLSSLLTTPTKEIAPPFKSEAPIIKPEKKSPIKHELPPMSPVKEPIMSPEYFEPIKSDIPEIKEEHQEIDLTAKEEMKPDLDEPDFVKIEPKIEEKPEEIPMPETNYEPEPPACPTVIQIPLIEEIKEEKPKIELYEAPEEPILPSLFSKLEKVEEPKVEKEEEKPKTEPKSEDERPVTREVTAKSACHDRSSRSSRTTCVNQDSLDDKTDDSQDKLPTPSGKEKDKRKMTREERKMEAIMKAFERMERAEQRKQEVKERQKRRESDPHPHNYNEKDDDDDVHNSFKKRKRRKGRARTASQSNRRRLNSADSDLVTSGDEAQPFSPPPEHSRNDVHTSIDEDKSHEPVSENLGLSSACLLVEAAVGSVESAFKQPKTKKTMANEWIGRSPDRTPSPYNSPYRPPLVSATSLESLVRVASTMIGDLSGGQDYHEEEPHSPPRTPGRDRNKPPKKAKRITRSTPPTEPPEVAQPMQHSAKKRWLRQAISEESDTPCIDTFVSESPPNEMVTPLKKRRLARESLSYDQNPIDHSHDETSPVLTSEDSPVKEDSLALARQYKRNIMDMYARDRTRSDSGQGSDDQCNIDHDVLNVNLKGPHNSEHIRRIIGVPDEETPEIPKQVDIPANNNNNLEIEETNNKVVPMEIDTTVITQSKLESNEINTEVKGIESPNEKINSSQSADTSGNSSPQRDEMDDIQKKIHSFHTENIMILKSRNKKPPKEKRKKVNLNFDLNMVDDQISIQLRTEDDTSNRSESNGDIHDDANSHEDVKMDVSPENIPLPPVESIPLPAPETIPLPEETDPMPIIPSPETIPLPEEPMKPNPAQTCPESPPELEEKEIIERPTVLESTVPFSTRFSSTGLFSGIFSNMTHSFKVDSSINENIPNMSLIKSAIDRTTSLDSSIFDKDSITPVDELKSVQEILTRVNNMDSNNSVLLSGVLKSSNKSSLSSPAPAARGKPYCPRNDPRLNPPPADKPKPVRRKLSITEYRKRHKGPAAADDAGPPEGELCAGPDWSSGSTTSSGSASLSPQRLDAAAAAAVDELEQRLHKDLSSHMPKGVFDAQPTASERQRENLSSRLRREFGLALPDDEEARPPTDTADVVEGAKRCER, encoded by the exons ATGTCAACTTCATCGGAATATGAACCTGTGGCCCGGCAA aGTTACGGGCCGACCACCTCCAGTGCAAACATTTTTGAACACATATTGGAATCAAAAGTAATGAATACTATGGATGCACCAAGTGTTCGTACTCCAGTTTTGAGGGCTGTACCCATATCTAGTAATGAGGGCGACCCCGAACCTGATTCCACAAACCAtgaaagtattataaaatctgTTCATAAAGTAGAGAATAAAGATATTGATTATCACATTAGCGATAAAGGGTGTGATGGTGAGATGTCTGTAGATTCCCTTCCTAGAATCATGAGGATAGAGGAGGCCTCTCTTGATACCGTGGGGCATATTGCCTACCCCATATTACAAGAAACCGATGATTCCAGTGATGGaaattatatagaaaatacTGCAACACTTATTCAAGCACCTCTGAGTAGTGCAATTGTACAGAATGTTGCTAAACTTCCTCAGAACTTTACAATTAATGTTGATGCAGCTGTCGGAAATATAACAGCTATTCAAAATGTTTCCCAAGATGTTACCGGTAACCAAACTTTGTGGTTGCCTACAATTCTTGCAACAAGCGCACCTACGGATAATAAAAGTGATGATGATAGACAACAAGGTGTATCACAAATAATAATCACAAGTGAAAGTTATGTAAATGACACTAACCTCGGTAGAAGGGCAAATATAATAGAGGCAAATTATAATTCTCGCCCAAAAACTTCTAAAGTGCAAATTCTAAGTAACATAACTTTACCCAAAAATTCGAATTATTCACAACAATATATAACACAAAACAAAGATATAACAACTCAAGTGTATGGAACCCAGAATCATGTATATAAACTAAGTGCTAATGTGGTGTCCCAAAAACATATTAACAACTCTGTCCTATGTACTAAGACAGGTAAAAGTCAGTCCCTTATTGGTGGTGCAACTTTATCACCTACAGTTATTAACAACAGCCCAGTAAAGAATGTATCATATGGGTTTGCTAAAGGcacaaatataggtaaagtGAACAATGGTGCTAATCTTAATACTATGGTGGCTGCATCGTCTGGAAACATGCAGTGTCACATTTTGTCACGAGTTGTATCTGCGCCAAATAAGGTGTCTGTACATTCTGGAAAGAAATCTGTAAATACATTTAAGGGTAAGAATTCCCAAGTgcaaaaaaatcaatcaagAGCAATAAAGATTATACAGCAGGCTGGTACTGCGCATAAAACAGAAAGCAAGACATGGCCTGTGGCCAATATTACATATAAAGGCCAATCttcaaattataacaatatggAAAGTAACACTTCTAAGGTAATACAAAAGGTGGGCAGTCCTTCCAATAAAAACCAACAACCTTTGGCCTTACAAAAGGTGCAAAAAGCAGAACGGTTGGTGCTACAATCGCCCTGTGGGCCTGTTCTCTTAACCACAGCTCCAATGAGCTCAAGTCTTCCAAAAGGACCTCATTATGTACAGTCAGGAGCTACACCTAATCTTCGGTATGTTCAAACATATGGACCTGACAATCAGCTCTCTACGATATCACAAGTATCAGCTAATCAACAGTTAACAGCACAAATTTTACAATCACTATCTCAACCAAAGCTCATGCTTCAACAGAGCCCTACACCAGTCACttcaaaaagaaataatatatctactcATCCTATTGAGGAGATAGCTGAAGTTAAACCTATTAATCATAAAAGGATTGTTTT TGGAGATAAGTCAACTTTACTAACTGCAGATGATATCATTGGCACAGAAGAGAGACCAAACTTGTCAGAGGAATTACGACGATACACACACCAGGCATTGGCACTTATAATGCTGGATCATACATATGCCCTGCCAATGCAAAAGCAATCAGTAGTTTCGTCACCATCTCCTGCTCCAGTTTCTACCCCACCTGCAAGTCTCTCTACAACAATTACAACAACATCTGCACCAACAACAATAACTACTATCACACAAATATCATCGCCATTAAGCCCTATGAAAACTTCACCTATAATTCCAGCCACCACACCATTTGATCTTACTCTTTCAACAATTATCCCAACATCGCTTCCAGCACCCCTTCCAGTAGTAGCGACAGTACCAGCTGTAAGTTGCATTACATACAAACCACAACCACCTCCTCCGCAAGATGATGATGCAGCATCTGTTATATCATCAATTGAAGGGGAGAGGAGACCTCCAGAGCAAGGTGGCAGTGATACTGAGACAGCTCCGGAAGGGGAAGAAGAAGGCAAAACAAGATGCATTTGTGATTTTACACATGATGATGGATACATGATATGTTGTGACCGTTGTGGAGAATGGCAGCATGTAGATTGTATGGGCATTGACAGAAATAATATTCCTGATGCTTATATGTGTGAACTCTGTCAACCTCGCGCCATAGATAGGCGTCATGCTCGTGCCATACAATTAAGGAAAAGAGAAGAGTTGAGCGCACTTGGAGCTTCTGACTCCGATTCGTCAGAATGCACAAGAATTCCCGGGCAAAGACGAAAGAGATTATTAACAGTTACGACATATACAAATACAAGTGGATCTTGTGTtactacttataataattccaCTGTTCCAGTACTTCCACCTCTACCGCAACCGTCATTACCACCTTTACCACCGAAAAGAGGGCCAAAAAGGCCAAAGAAAGCAGAAATGGTTAGAAAGGGAACAAAACGAAAGCTCACAGAAAAACGTGTCAAACGCAAGAAggaattaatgttaaatagaAACAAGTACAATACAAGTAGTAGTATGTCTAATAATCAGTCGCACTGGCGAGATCTTTACGAAGTTGCAATGACGAATCATTATAGCCCAGAATTGCGAGcaaaaatcatgaaatacaGTAGTAAACTTGGAAATACATCCAACATGGCTTCATCTATCACAGCACATTTATGTACAACAGTGCCACACGCTGGCGGCAAAATATTGATTGCTACGAAAGATCTAAAAGAGAACACTCCAATAATTGAATTGAGAGGAAAATACATGCTTTCAAATCAACACCGCCCACAACTACAAAACTCGGCACGGGCAGGTAGCCAAAAGCCTGGACCTTTTGTGTTTTTCTACAGGTTACCTAAAGACAACACTCAGATATGTATTGACACTAGGACATATGGTAATGAGGCTAGATTTGTTCGTAGGTCATGTAAACCTAATGCTGAACTGCAACATTGCATTGTAAAAGGAGCTCTACATGTTTATTTAGTAACTATTGGCGTTATTCAATCCAATACGGAAATAACGGTTGGTCATGATTCAGATGGTAGTAAACAACCTTGTGCTTGTGGCAATCCCAAACATTGCAAAATTAATGGTGTTACTTCAATGGCACCTAGAAAACCGATTGATTACCCTCCAAGAGAAAAACGTAGTCGTAATAGATGTTACAGTTCGTCTTCACCGTTATCCCCACCGTTGTCATCTTTACTAACTACACCTACAAAAGAAATTGCTCCACCATTTAAATCAGAAGCTCCAATCATAAAACCTGAGAAAAAATCACCGATAAAACACGAGTTGCCTCCTATGTCACCAGTTAAAGAGCCTATAATGTCACCTGAGTATTTTGAACCTATAAAATCAGACATTCCTGAAATTAAAGAAGAGCATCAAGAAATAGATCTTACAGCTAAAGAAGAAATGAAACCTGATTTAGATGAGCctgattttgttaaaattgagCCTAAGATTGAGGAAAAACCAGAAGAAATACCAATGCCTGAAACAAATTATGAACCAGAGCCTCCAGCCTGTCCAACTGTGATCCAAATACCTTTGATTGAAGAAATTAAAGAAGAAAAACCAAAAATAGAACTATATGAAGCTCCCGAAGAACCAATCTTGCCTTCATTGTTTTCAAAACTAGAAAAAGTTGAGGAACCAAAAGtggaaaaagaagaagaaaagcCTAAAACTGAACCGAAATCGGAAGATGAGAGACCAGTGACTCGTGAAGTTACAGCTAAGTCTGCGTGTCATGATCGCTCTTCACGATCAAGCAGAACCACATGTGTTAATCAAGACTCATTAGATGATAAAACTGATGATTCTCAAGACAAATTGCCAACACCTTCTGGCAAAGAAAAAGATAAAAGGAAAATG ACTCGTGAAGAACGTAAAATGGAGGCTATAATGAAAGCATTTGAAAGGATGGAAAGAGCTGAACAAAGGAAACAAGAGGTTAAAGAGAGACAAAAGCGCAGAGAATCAGATCCGCATCCTCataattacaacgaaaaagaTGACGATGATGATGTACACAATAGCTTCAAAAAGCGGAAAAG acgTAAAGGTCGTGCACGCACTGCTTCGCAATCCAATCGACGTCGTCTCAATTCTGCTGATAGTGATCTTGTGACTTCAGGAGATGAGGCACAGCCTTTCTCCCCACCTCCAGAACATTCTAGAAATGATGTTCATACATCTATTGATGAAGATAAGTCACATGAACCTGTTTCTGAG aaccTGGGATTGAGTTCAGCGTGTCTCCTTGTGGAAGCGGCTGTTGGTTCCGTCGAATCAGCGTTCAAACAACCGAAAACTAAGAAGACTATGGCTAACGAATGGATCGGTCGGTCGCCGGATCGCACTCCTTCACCGTACAACTCTCCATACCGCCCGCCCTTAGTTTCGGCTACGTCTTTAGAGAGTTTAGTGAGAGTTGCGTCCACCATGATTGGCGATCTCAGTGGAGGTCAAGACTATCATGAAGAAGAACCGCACTCGCCGCCGAGAACTCCAGGGCGAGATAGAAATAAACCTCCAAAGAAAGCTAAACGGATCACACGAAGTACGCCGCCTACTGAACCCCCGGAAGTCGCGCAACCAATGCAGCATAGTGCTAAGAAGCGATGGTTAAGACAGGCCATCAGTGAAGAGAGCGACACACCATGTATAG ACACCTTTGTTTCAGAATCTCCACCCAATGAAATGGTTACTCCTTTGAAGAAGCGAAGATTGGCCAGAGAATCTTTGTCCTACGACCAAAATCCTATAGATCAC AGTCACGATGAGACTTCGCCGGTGTTAACGTCTGAAGATTCACCGGTAAAAGAAGACTCGTTAGCATTGGCGCGGCAGTATAAACGAAATATAATGGATATGTACGCAAGAGATAGAACGCGGTCTGACAGTGGCCAAGGTTCTGATGATCAGTGTAACATTGACCATGATGTTCTAAACGTAAATTTAAAAGGGCCACATAATTCTGAACATATCAGAAGGATAATTGGCGTCCCTGACGAAGAAACGCCAGAGATACCTAAACAAGTCGACATACCAgcaaataacaataacaatttgGAAATTGAAGAGACTAACAATAAAGTTGTGCCAATGGAAATAGATACGACTGTGATAACGCAATCAAAACTAGAATCTAATGAGATCAACACCGAAGTAAAAGGCATCGAAAGTCCAAACGAAAAAATTAACAGCTCACAATCCGCCGATACGAGTGGCAATTCGTCTCCACAACGTGATGAAATGGATGACAttcaaaagaaaatacattcatttcaTACAGAAAACATAATGATTTTAAAGAGTAGGAATAAGAAACCGCCAAAAGAAAAACGGAAGAAAGTCAATCTAAACTTCGATCTCAACATGGTTGACGATCAGATCAGTATTCAGTTGCGGACAGAAGACGATACTAGTAATAGGTCGGAAAGCAATGGGGATATTCACGACGATGCAAACTCGCATGAGGATGTGAAGATGGACGTATCGCCAGAAAATATACCGTTGCCTCCCGTCGAGTCGATACCGTTACCGGCTCCAGAGACTATCCCCTTACCAGAAGAAACCGATCCGATGCCAATAATTCCGTCTCCAGAAACTATACCTCTTCCCGAGGAGCCGATGAAACCGAATCCAGCACAAACGTGTCCGGAATCACCTCCGGAACTCGAGGAGAAAGAGATCATCGAACGTCCCACCGTCTTAGAATCGACGGTGCCGTTCTCGACGAGGTTCAGCTCGACTGGCCTGTTCTCGGGCATATTCAGCAACATGACGCATTCGTTCAAAGTGGACTCGTCGATAAACGAGAACATACCGAACATGTCGCTAATAAAAAGTGCAATAGATAGGACTACAAGTTTAGACAGTAGTATATTCGATAAGGACAGTATTACGCCAGTGGACGAATTGAAAAGTGTGCAAGAGATTTTGACGCGAGTGAACAATATGGACTCGAATAACAGTGTGTTGCTGTCGGGCGTGCTGAAGAGCTCGAACAAGTCGAGCCTGTCGTCGCCGGCGCCGGCCGCGCGCGGCAAGCCCTACTGCCCGCGCAACGACCCGCGCCTCAACCCGCCGCCCGCCGACAAGCCCAAACCCGTCCGCAGGAAG CTCTCTATAACGGAGTACCGCAAGCGGCACAAGGGCCCCGCCGCGGCGGACGACGCGGGGCCCCCCGAGGGGGAGCTGTGCGCGGGGCCTGACTGGTCCTCGGGCTCCACCACCTCGTCGGGCTCCGCCTCGCTGTCCCCGCAGCGGCTCGACGCGGCGGCCGCGGCCGCGGTCGACGAGCTGGAGCAGCGCCTGCACAAGGACCTCTCGTCGCATATGCCTAAAG GCGTGTTCGACGCGCAGCCGACGGCGTCGGAGCGGCAGCGGGAGAACCTCAGCTCGCGGCTGCGGCGAGAGTTCGGCCTCGCGCTGCCCGACGACGAGGAGGCGCGGCCGCCCACCGACACCGCTG ATGTGGTGGAGGGCGCGAAGCGATGCGAGAGGTAG